ACATTGAGGCGAAAATGAAAACGGTTTCGGCCCGTGAGGCCAACCAATCCTTCTCCAGATTACTCGCGGCGGCTGCCGATGGCGAGGAGGTGCTGATCACACGACGGGGCAAACCCGTGGCCAAGCTGGGGCCGGTCTCGGCCGTGAAATTCGATGACAGGCGGGCGGCCGCGGTGAAGAGCATGATTGAGCTCATGAAGCGGGGAATACCGCTGGGTGGCGCAAAGGTGGTCCGGGACGAGATCTACGAGCGGTGAGAATCACCTTCGACACCAATATTCTGGTTTATGCTGGGAAATGTCGGATGAAAGGCGAGGAAGATGAGTTACGCAACAATTTCTACGTGGAAAGGTGATCGGTCCCCAGATGATGACATGATTGCCATGTTGAACTCGAAATATGCTCCAGCTCTCAAAGCAATGGGGGCGGTT
This portion of the Alphaproteobacteria bacterium genome encodes:
- a CDS encoding type II toxin-antitoxin system prevent-host-death family antitoxin, producing the protein MKTVSAREANQSFSRLLAAAADGEEVLITRRGKPVAKLGPVSAVKFDDRRAAAVKSMIELMKRGIPLGGAKVVRDEIYER